In one window of Desulfuribacillus alkaliarsenatis DNA:
- a CDS encoding AI-2E family transporter produces MTDSRYFRFAVWILLIFLIILVGSHIPFVFVPFIILLQTVFFPILLAGVLYYLMVPIVDRLTERRVPRTISIILIYLGFIFVVTMLVVTLGPVFQRQVMSLIDNAPGLFNEVRNWLLEVQQHPMLTTFVSPEQVTVEEVARRFSEYINQIFFAVVNNISAFLGTLTNFVTTLLMIPFILFYMLKSGDELPRAMIRFLPSKHQDEGRSIVNDMNQTLRAFIQGQIIVSMSVGVLCYIGFLIIGIEYALLLALVAMVTNVIPFIGPFIGTIPALIVGILHSPFMALKVLIVIIVVQQIESLLISPRVMGSKLNIHPVTIILLILVAGNLAGFLGLILAVPTYAIGKVVISHTYRLVRLRLGWD; encoded by the coding sequence ATGACTGATTCGCGATATTTTAGATTTGCAGTATGGATTTTATTAATCTTTTTAATAATTCTAGTGGGATCACATATTCCGTTTGTTTTTGTTCCATTTATTATACTACTGCAAACGGTATTTTTTCCTATCCTCTTAGCAGGGGTGCTCTATTACTTAATGGTTCCTATAGTTGATAGACTGACAGAACGAAGAGTTCCGCGGACTATATCAATAATCTTAATATATCTTGGATTTATATTTGTAGTAACAATGTTAGTCGTAACATTAGGACCAGTGTTCCAGCGGCAGGTAATGAGCTTAATAGATAACGCTCCTGGACTATTTAACGAGGTGCGAAACTGGTTGCTAGAAGTTCAGCAACACCCAATGCTGACGACCTTCGTAAGCCCTGAACAGGTTACTGTTGAAGAGGTTGCACGTAGATTCTCTGAATATATTAACCAGATATTCTTTGCAGTGGTCAACAATATCTCAGCGTTTTTGGGTACTTTGACGAATTTTGTTACGACACTACTAATGATTCCGTTCATTCTATTTTATATGCTAAAAAGTGGAGACGAACTTCCCCGTGCGATGATTCGCTTTTTGCCTAGTAAGCATCAGGATGAAGGTAGGTCCATTGTTAATGATATGAACCAGACGTTGAGGGCGTTTATTCAAGGTCAGATAATTGTAAGTATGAGCGTAGGTGTCCTTTGTTATATAGGCTTTCTAATAATAGGAATTGAGTATGCATTATTACTAGCCTTGGTAGCTATGGTTACTAACGTAATTCCGTTTATTGGACCATTTATCGGAACTATTCCCGCACTTATCGTGGGGATATTGCACTCGCCATTTATGGCACTAAAGGTATTGATTGTAATTATTGTTGTTCAGCAGATAGAAAGTTTGCTAATCTCACCAAGGGTTATGGGTAGCAAGCTAAATATTCACCCAGTGACTATTATTCTACTAATTTTAGTAGCAGGAAATCTAGCGGGATTTTTAGGTCTAATATTAGCTGTTCCTACTTACGCAATAGGGAAGGTTGTTATATCACATACATATAGGCTTGTGCGTTTACGGTTAGGTTGGGATTAA
- a CDS encoding restriction endonuclease subunit S translates to MESRIKEFLQLLSSRGIEEFDVILNEMLRIKITERKLKQQGRLISATITTREEIFSSMKTLTEKEFGYFPGDRDLFFELYSLGDGLDLFSFTKYLLALEKPKNSKLLCPKHVTMHISQVLQFVQPKRALITNAEKHLLGLSDLVRANADTEFMLTTAQKSMYYLLTLVFAENQSVTIEQVAVTNDCDTDKQFDFIFTLPDFYKEEIIKGLAKQLTDEGQLQAIVPANVTFSGGRYLELRKHLVDNYQVDSIYKLPEHTFRPYTNVKTYMLNISKMRTSKAVLIGQLEANQTQDNDKMEDDRRLQITASRSITQGKFQQFADWKVELLLDAEAQAIERFVLQKKSKFKLKDIAEIFRGKSIKKEDIKPGEIKVINISNIDKHGQISDLDLDSIDEQERKVDRYRLTDGDILITCRGTVNKIAIFNKRNQKHYIYIPSANIIVIRLKEYIENQYVKIFLESPVGKKVIQSYQRGTIVMNINPSDIGEIEIPVVSHAKQLQIIKRYNEEHQYYLEEKKKLELRWNYKRAEIYESIIDTKLDMRRQ, encoded by the coding sequence GTGGAGAGTCGAATTAAAGAATTCCTGCAATTGCTATCTAGTAGGGGTATTGAAGAATTTGATGTTATCCTTAATGAAATGCTAAGAATTAAAATAACTGAGCGAAAGCTAAAGCAACAAGGTAGGCTTATAAGTGCTACCATTACTACTAGGGAAGAAATTTTTAGCTCTATGAAAACACTTACAGAAAAAGAGTTTGGTTATTTTCCAGGAGATAGAGACTTGTTTTTTGAGCTATATAGCTTGGGGGATGGTCTTGACTTATTTAGCTTTACTAAATATTTACTAGCTTTAGAGAAGCCTAAAAATAGCAAACTACTTTGTCCAAAACATGTTACGATGCATATATCGCAAGTGCTACAATTTGTACAACCTAAACGCGCATTAATAACAAATGCTGAAAAACATTTGCTTGGATTGAGTGATTTAGTTAGGGCAAATGCTGATACTGAATTTATGCTCACAACAGCGCAAAAATCGATGTATTACTTGTTAACCCTTGTATTTGCAGAAAACCAGAGCGTAACTATAGAGCAAGTGGCAGTAACTAATGACTGTGATACTGACAAACAGTTCGATTTTATATTTACACTACCTGATTTTTATAAAGAAGAAATTATCAAGGGTCTAGCTAAACAGCTGACGGATGAGGGGCAGTTGCAGGCTATCGTGCCTGCTAATGTCACATTTTCTGGAGGACGTTATCTAGAACTGCGAAAGCATTTAGTAGATAACTATCAAGTAGATTCTATCTATAAGCTTCCTGAGCATACGTTTCGACCATACACAAACGTAAAAACATATATGCTAAACATAAGTAAGATGCGTACATCGAAGGCCGTGTTGATTGGGCAATTGGAAGCTAATCAAACGCAGGATAATGACAAGATGGAAGATGACCGTAGGCTACAAATTACAGCGTCACGCAGTATCACACAAGGTAAGTTCCAACAGTTTGCAGACTGGAAGGTTGAGTTACTCTTAGACGCTGAAGCCCAAGCTATAGAACGCTTTGTTTTACAAAAAAAATCAAAATTTAAGCTGAAAGATATAGCAGAGATTTTCCGCGGTAAATCTATCAAAAAAGAGGACATAAAACCAGGGGAGATTAAAGTTATCAACATCTCGAATATAGACAAGCATGGGCAGATTTCTGATTTAGACTTGGATAGCATAGATGAACAGGAAAGAAAGGTAGATAGATACCGTTTGACAGACGGCGACATATTAATTACATGCAGAGGAACCGTTAACAAAATTGCAATTTTTAACAAGAGAAACCAAAAGCATTATATATATATCCCATCAGCGAATATTATCGTAATCAGGCTGAAGGAATACATAGAGAACCAATACGTTAAAATATTTTTAGAAAGTCCTGTAGGTAAAAAGGTAATTCAAAGCTATCAACGGGGCACAATAGTAATGAACATTAATCCTAGTGATATTGGAGAAATAGAAATTCCAGTGGTTTCACACGCCAAACAACTGCAGATAATAAAAAGATATAACGAAGAGCATCAATACTACTTAGAGGAAAAGAAGAAATTAGAGCTACGTTGGAATTACAAAAGGGCAGAAATATATGAAAGTATTATTGATACAAAATTGGATATGCGCAGGCAGTAA
- a CDS encoding ABC transporter ATP-binding protein — MLQVKNVSKAFAGKEVVKNISFSVDQGESFGLLGPNGAGKSTTIHMIAGLLQPTSGTVSIDFHDIQNSRKQAQMRLGVVPQEIALYQDFSAEDNLKFWGRMYNLTGKELTVAVQRTLDIVGLTERRKDQVETFSGGMKRRINIACALLHEPKLLIMDEPTVGIDPQSRNHILETVKELNRQGMTVLYTSHYMEEVQYLCETVGIIDQGQLIANGYVKDIIKQFGDLAEIQIQFAFDNDELAPAEKLQAWFQPLSQGTIKISDNQMTLLHKQPELVIQRIAETLKQRDMKLLGVKVVESSLESVFLQLTGRALRD; from the coding sequence ATGTTACAAGTAAAAAACGTATCAAAAGCTTTTGCAGGCAAGGAAGTGGTAAAAAATATTTCGTTCTCTGTAGATCAAGGGGAATCCTTCGGTTTACTAGGGCCTAATGGAGCAGGCAAATCAACTACAATTCATATGATTGCAGGGCTATTGCAGCCGACGAGTGGAACTGTATCAATAGATTTCCATGATATTCAGAACAGTCGTAAGCAGGCGCAAATGCGCTTAGGGGTTGTTCCTCAGGAGATTGCATTATACCAAGATTTTTCTGCCGAAGATAACCTGAAGTTCTGGGGTCGTATGTACAATTTAACTGGCAAAGAGCTTACGGTAGCAGTTCAACGGACTTTAGATATTGTTGGTCTAACAGAACGAAGGAAGGACCAAGTTGAAACCTTTTCAGGTGGGATGAAGCGCCGAATAAATATCGCCTGCGCTTTATTACATGAACCAAAGCTATTGATCATGGACGAACCAACGGTAGGGATTGATCCGCAGTCACGCAATCATATCCTGGAAACGGTGAAAGAATTAAACAGACAGGGCATGACAGTTCTATACACAAGTCATTACATGGAAGAAGTTCAATATTTGTGTGAAACAGTCGGGATAATTGATCAAGGGCAATTGATTGCTAATGGATATGTAAAAGATATTATTAAACAGTTTGGAGATTTAGCAGAGATTCAGATACAGTTTGCTTTTGATAATGATGAGTTAGCTCCCGCAGAGAAATTACAAGCATGGTTTCAGCCATTGAGCCAAGGGACGATAAAGATTTCAGACAATCAAATGACGCTGTTACACAAACAACCTGAATTGGTAATCCAACGAATTGCAGAAACCCTTAAGCAGAGAGACATGAAGCTACTTGGTGTGAAAGTAGTCGAATCAAGTCTCGAGTCAGTGTTTTTACAATTGACTGGGCGCGCCTTGAGAGATTAG
- a CDS encoding response regulator, which yields MIKVMVVDDQKLIRDGLKIMLNLEEDLEFVGEADNGKDALEVAKQCLPDVILMDIRMPKGDGVQGTKLIHQWNPSIKVLILTTFDDEEYVIEAIKVGGCGYLLKDIPSEELMDAIRTTYKGGSVLEPQITAKLLTHIQLQGYGQNGMLQGSLSKRQAPIDEGILTAREREILSLIGKGYSNQQLAQSLHITEGTAKNHVTNIMSKLDLHERSHLVIYALTGEKPNQ from the coding sequence TTGATAAAGGTAATGGTAGTGGATGATCAAAAGCTTATCCGAGATGGGTTGAAAATCATGCTAAACCTGGAAGAAGATTTGGAATTTGTCGGAGAAGCAGACAACGGTAAAGATGCTTTAGAAGTAGCAAAACAATGTTTGCCCGATGTTATTCTTATGGATATTCGCATGCCTAAGGGTGACGGCGTACAAGGAACAAAGCTTATTCATCAGTGGAATCCAAGCATAAAAGTATTGATTTTAACGACCTTTGATGATGAAGAGTACGTAATTGAAGCAATTAAAGTGGGTGGCTGTGGATACCTATTAAAGGATATTCCCTCTGAAGAACTGATGGACGCTATTCGCACAACATATAAAGGGGGCTCTGTGCTAGAACCACAAATTACTGCTAAACTCCTTACCCATATTCAACTTCAAGGCTATGGACAAAATGGCATGCTGCAGGGTTCGTTGTCCAAAAGACAAGCTCCAATAGACGAAGGAATCTTAACAGCTAGAGAACGGGAGATTCTTTCGTTAATAGGAAAAGGGTACTCTAATCAACAACTCGCTCAAAGTTTACATATTACTGAAGGAACTGCTAAGAACCACGTGACGAATATTATGAGTAAGCTTGACCTGCACGAACGTAGTCATCTAGTAATATACGCCCTAACAGGAGAAAAACCAAATCAATAG
- a CDS encoding ABC transporter permease, producing MAWFWMLHKEFYAFVKDKTSLFSLLLVPLILIGILGISLSNAFDTGDGEAREVKVAPMSVYVENLDRGPMGDYLQKVAFTSEEVQKLLKLTNARDQAEVFVIIPEDFTEKGWSLAGDVIEIRIATDNPNRIGVKVVESVVEMFLRQTKMLYLMYEQQHIGVPDGAKGNSSAGAFAGPEALFGGDRGQGAIDLPVIQELSVGSSNGNIVSSFAYYAVGMGVMYVLFLGVTAAKALMIEVQQKTMLRLLATPQSILGVLLGKFSGWVLLGVLQIMILIAGSKLLYGVDWGNNFVQLVLLSISYVFVVIALGFILATLLAKSEAADQFGTIAVLIMAVIGGSMAPIYILPEFINQIAKVLPNALALQTILEIIIGTDWAVVLKTVAVFMIMGTTFVLLGTYRLTQQWKG from the coding sequence ATGGCATGGTTTTGGATGCTACACAAAGAGTTTTATGCCTTTGTAAAAGATAAAACATCTCTGTTTTCATTATTGCTGGTTCCTCTGATTTTGATTGGAATATTAGGAATCTCACTCTCGAATGCTTTCGACACTGGTGATGGGGAAGCTAGGGAAGTTAAAGTCGCTCCTATGTCAGTCTATGTGGAAAATCTAGATCGAGGTCCAATGGGGGACTATTTACAGAAGGTTGCATTTACCTCAGAAGAAGTCCAGAAGTTACTAAAGTTGACTAATGCCCGAGATCAGGCTGAAGTCTTTGTCATAATTCCGGAGGACTTTACTGAAAAGGGCTGGAGCCTAGCGGGTGATGTAATTGAAATCCGTATAGCAACGGATAATCCTAATCGGATAGGTGTTAAAGTAGTAGAGTCGGTAGTAGAGATGTTTCTTCGTCAAACGAAAATGCTGTACCTAATGTATGAACAGCAACATATAGGTGTACCTGATGGAGCAAAGGGTAACAGTAGTGCAGGCGCCTTCGCAGGTCCGGAAGCTTTGTTTGGTGGAGACAGAGGGCAAGGAGCAATTGATTTGCCAGTAATACAAGAGCTTTCAGTGGGAAGCTCGAATGGTAATATAGTTTCTTCATTTGCCTACTACGCTGTAGGGATGGGCGTAATGTATGTGCTGTTTCTAGGAGTTACAGCTGCTAAGGCTTTAATGATAGAAGTTCAACAAAAAACTATGCTGAGATTACTAGCTACTCCGCAGTCCATTCTCGGTGTTTTACTAGGGAAGTTTTCAGGCTGGGTCCTACTAGGAGTACTTCAAATTATGATACTTATTGCTGGTAGTAAGTTGCTCTACGGCGTAGACTGGGGAAACAACTTCGTACAGCTCGTACTATTAAGCATTAGTTATGTATTTGTTGTTATTGCACTAGGTTTTATCTTGGCAACCCTACTTGCGAAAAGTGAAGCAGCAGATCAATTTGGAACGATTGCTGTACTTATTATGGCTGTTATTGGTGGGAGTATGGCACCAATATATATATTACCTGAGTTTATCAATCAAATAGCTAAAGTACTACCAAATGCTTTAGCATTGCAAACGATACTAGAAATTATAATAGGTACAGATTGGGCCGTAGTATTAAAGACAGTTGCAGTGTTTATGATTATGGGAACCACTTTTGTCCTACTTGGAACCTATAGATTAACACAACAATGGAAAGGTTAG
- a CDS encoding two-component system sensor histidine kinase NtrB, whose amino-acid sequence MVRETGHDGVRKQSEEQLNYELFNNAPIGYVVFDFAGTVRKCNSAFRSLLELNKIDVLGRKLQQWIHPDSQDVFCCYIKQLSSDRLNEEELIQLTLRSKKRDIPVKIRSNLLEYDGEKLIRSMVIDYSEQLKYEQEINRLNQLNTTGKVAAAIAHEVRNPMTTIKGFVQIFQTKPEFLPYKHHLELVDNEINRANDMISEFLSLSRTELPVFTKVNIADEIESILPQITAQAREEDITITTLVKPIPTIHACKQELKQVLINVLKNAIEASSSGDEVKITTINTTFNDCTYATIAVSDQGTGIPEEIQELIGKPFVTTKTNRAGIGLSVVKNIMARHCGKMNFCTSVQGTTFYLHFPVKTKDEIIDYCI is encoded by the coding sequence ATGGTGAGGGAGACTGGACACGATGGTGTGCGAAAACAAAGCGAAGAACAACTTAATTATGAGCTTTTTAATAATGCACCAATAGGTTATGTTGTTTTTGATTTTGCAGGTACAGTTAGGAAGTGCAATAGTGCCTTTCGTAGCTTGCTAGAATTAAATAAAATAGATGTATTAGGGAGAAAGCTACAACAATGGATTCATCCCGATAGCCAAGATGTATTTTGCTGTTATATTAAACAACTGTCAAGTGATAGGTTAAATGAAGAAGAACTTATTCAGTTAACGCTCCGCTCAAAGAAACGGGATATACCCGTGAAAATAAGGAGTAATCTGCTTGAATATGATGGTGAAAAATTAATTCGGAGTATGGTTATTGACTATTCGGAGCAATTAAAATATGAGCAAGAAATAAATCGTCTTAATCAATTGAACACAACAGGAAAAGTGGCAGCAGCAATTGCCCACGAAGTGCGTAACCCTATGACGACAATTAAAGGGTTTGTACAAATATTTCAGACAAAGCCAGAATTCCTTCCTTATAAGCATCACCTTGAACTAGTTGATAACGAAATCAATCGTGCTAATGATATGATTTCCGAATTCCTAAGCCTGTCGCGGACGGAGCTACCAGTATTTACAAAAGTTAATATTGCAGATGAAATTGAAAGCATCCTACCACAAATCACAGCTCAAGCACGTGAAGAAGACATAACGATTACTACACTTGTAAAGCCAATACCAACAATACATGCTTGTAAACAGGAGCTTAAGCAGGTTCTGATAAATGTATTAAAAAATGCAATAGAAGCAAGTAGTTCGGGAGATGAGGTTAAAATTACTACTATTAATACTACTTTCAACGATTGTACGTATGCGACAATAGCTGTGTCTGATCAAGGAACAGGAATTCCAGAGGAGATTCAGGAGCTTATTGGCAAACCTTTTGTAACGACAAAAACAAACAGAGCAGGTATTGGTTTATCAGTTGTTAAAAATATTATGGCTAGACATTGTGGGAAAATGAATTTCTGTACAAGTGTTCAAGGGACTACCTTCTATCTTCATTTCCCAGTGAAGACCAAAGATGAAATTATAGATTATTGCATATGA
- a CDS encoding sensor histidine kinase yields the protein MFKELQSYDYMGILRVLGLLIMLSVIYPTNSVAGQVYTLFLALVVITTNTLLLRGLVDTLTKKRIFIAIETILFLILLFFSPNLIYIGLLSVQIITVCIFFSNMWERNIYSILLASVAFIYSLSYSWEYYKTGMTISQIMLELLPYLFFYFVGSAVSKLIQQKEELESLNHKLKESTERVKELAITEERNRLARDIHDTVAHRATGLIMQLQAARSLSKKKRPEELESVIENCLQVSKQMLDEMRRSVRALAPEDTENLLAETTLKQLVDNFSNQTGMKIEVDFYGNRKELSSEQQVTLYRAIQEALTNAKRHGEATEVQIVIKYLASSIEMQIKDNGKGSDNLDYGFGLQAMQQRIMKLHGSLQLDSSNEGVQIVIVIPS from the coding sequence ATGTTTAAGGAACTCCAGTCTTACGACTATATGGGCATATTAAGGGTGCTAGGTCTATTGATTATGTTGTCAGTAATATACCCTACAAACTCAGTAGCTGGTCAGGTATATACTTTATTTTTGGCACTTGTAGTAATTACTACAAACACTTTACTACTGCGTGGACTTGTTGACACCCTTACTAAGAAACGAATATTTATAGCAATAGAAACAATCTTGTTTTTGATACTGCTGTTTTTTTCACCCAATCTCATTTACATCGGATTATTGTCAGTTCAAATTATCACTGTCTGTATTTTCTTTAGCAACATGTGGGAGAGAAATATATATAGTATATTACTAGCGAGTGTAGCCTTTATTTATTCATTGTCTTATAGTTGGGAGTACTATAAAACTGGCATGACGATATCTCAGATTATGCTAGAGTTACTTCCATACTTGTTTTTCTACTTTGTAGGTAGCGCTGTAAGTAAGCTGATACAACAGAAGGAAGAATTAGAATCACTAAATCATAAGCTAAAAGAATCTACGGAGCGCGTGAAAGAGCTTGCAATAACAGAGGAGCGGAATCGCTTAGCTCGAGATATTCATGATACTGTCGCTCACCGCGCAACAGGATTAATAATGCAGCTGCAAGCAGCTAGAAGCCTATCAAAAAAGAAGCGGCCAGAAGAACTAGAGTCAGTAATTGAAAATTGTTTACAAGTTTCCAAACAAATGCTAGATGAGATGAGGCGGTCAGTCCGTGCTTTAGCGCCAGAGGATACGGAGAATTTATTAGCGGAAACAACTCTTAAGCAGCTAGTGGATAATTTTTCAAATCAGACTGGGATGAAGATAGAAGTAGATTTTTATGGTAATAGAAAAGAGCTTTCTAGTGAACAACAGGTGACACTTTATCGTGCAATTCAAGAGGCACTAACAAATGCGAAAAGGCATGGAGAAGCTACGGAAGTTCAAATTGTTATTAAATACTTAGCAAGCTCAATTGAAATGCAAATAAAAGATAACGGCAAGGGTAGCGACAATCTTGATTACGGTTTTGGACTACAGGCTATGCAGCAAAGGATTATGAAATTGCACGGATCATTACAACTCGATTCATCGAATGAAGGCGTTCAGATAGTTATCGTGATTCCTTCTTAG
- a CDS encoding ABC transporter permease, translated as MTQILAITILRIRSLFRDKKSYVFFIGLPILFTVIFGSVHGGTDGNRNLPAVGLLQSEVADSLYYNQLETAKDFVWIKGNYAELMDSLQQGQLIAVVEADTNNITVYKRYNYPEQMQLEALLKMRAQELAMLNQLVPDLDMRDRIEQSWSTLTVGFTWQPRYAVENADEAIGDKTVSFSQASMAIGFALMFMMMNVVIGAGTVIEEKRQGTWKRMLMAPLSSSQIFFGYGIGYFVIGWLQFIILMVVASVLFGVSWGNIISVITVVSLFLASIIALGLLLSQLVKNYLQQQTIGSLVIIASSMLSGIFWPLEIVPEFMVSFAKLMPQYWALNGLVDAMLLNKDPLQLLPPIMSLTILTIVFFGGWQLLNKISRFGY; from the coding sequence ATGACTCAAATCCTGGCAATCACAATTTTACGAATCAGATCGTTATTTAGAGATAAAAAGTCGTACGTGTTCTTTATTGGTTTACCAATTTTATTTACTGTCATCTTTGGTTCAGTGCATGGGGGCACAGATGGCAATCGCAACTTACCTGCAGTGGGATTGCTGCAATCAGAGGTGGCGGATTCATTATACTATAATCAACTGGAAACGGCTAAAGACTTTGTATGGATAAAAGGTAATTATGCTGAGCTAATGGATAGCTTGCAGCAAGGGCAGCTAATAGCGGTGGTAGAAGCAGACACTAATAATATAACCGTATATAAGCGTTATAATTACCCAGAACAAATGCAGCTAGAAGCGCTATTAAAAATGCGAGCACAGGAGTTAGCGATGCTAAATCAATTAGTCCCTGATTTAGATATGCGCGATCGCATCGAACAATCATGGAGCACCTTAACAGTTGGTTTTACATGGCAGCCTAGGTACGCTGTTGAGAATGCTGATGAAGCTATAGGAGATAAAACAGTATCCTTCTCCCAAGCTAGTATGGCGATTGGCTTTGCTCTGATGTTCATGATGATGAATGTCGTTATCGGTGCAGGTACTGTGATTGAGGAAAAAAGACAGGGTACATGGAAACGTATGTTGATGGCTCCGCTAAGTTCTTCACAGATATTTTTCGGCTATGGAATCGGGTACTTCGTTATTGGTTGGCTACAATTTATCATTTTAATGGTGGTAGCAAGCGTATTGTTTGGTGTCAGTTGGGGGAATATAATTTCTGTTATAACTGTCGTGTCCTTATTCTTAGCGAGCATTATAGCCCTCGGCTTGTTGTTAAGTCAGTTAGTCAAAAACTATCTACAACAACAGACTATTGGGAGTTTAGTTATCATTGCTAGTTCAATGCTTTCGGGTATATTTTGGCCATTAGAAATTGTGCCAGAGTTTATGGTTAGTTTTGCAAAGCTAATGCCGCAATATTGGGCTCTAAATGGTCTTGTGGATGCCATGCTATTAAATAAAGACCCATTGCAGTTGCTTCCTCCTATTATGTCTTTAACTATACTCACTATCGTTTTCTTTGGAGGATGGCAGTTATTAAATAAGATAAGCAGATTTGGCTATTAG
- a CDS encoding NAD(P)-dependent oxidoreductase produces MKIDKQSDFDKENLGFCEIDQGFGIREAIEEAKRCLQCKNPTCRKGCPIDNEIPQFIKALAEGNIGEAGSIIAKRSNLPAVCGRVCPHELQCEGTCVLNIKKKPIKIGKIERFIADFEAEMGISSVEKSKYYEGDVAVIGSGPAGLTVAGDLAKRGFCVTVYESQLEPGGILTYGIPKFRLDREVVRREIKKIENLGVVFKTGVVVGEDITIDEMLNRERFDAVFIGTGTALPKNLNIPGKELTGIMQAMYLLRMVTLFNHGDIDRKEIPIDEGDEVVVIGAGNVAFDAARTALRLGAKQVTIVYRRTRETMPALQSEYEHAMAEGVQFKWLSSPVAFEGDENVRSLQYEVQQVDEEGNITGTGELQTLAADKVVIAIGQRPAAKVISTATDIEVNPEGYVITKERPYGMTTKKGVFAGGDVVHQPATVVLAMKEAQLVAQGIAKYVEAKRLLEELESND; encoded by the coding sequence ATGAAAATAGATAAACAATCTGACTTTGATAAAGAGAATCTTGGTTTTTGTGAAATTGATCAAGGATTTGGTATTAGGGAAGCTATAGAAGAAGCAAAGCGCTGTCTTCAATGCAAAAACCCTACCTGTCGCAAGGGTTGCCCTATAGACAATGAAATACCACAGTTTATTAAAGCCTTAGCAGAAGGAAATATAGGCGAGGCAGGAAGCATTATCGCTAAGCGTAGTAACCTCCCTGCTGTATGTGGCCGTGTGTGTCCACACGAGCTCCAGTGCGAAGGAACTTGCGTGCTTAATATAAAGAAAAAACCAATTAAAATAGGCAAAATAGAACGATTTATTGCTGATTTCGAAGCGGAGATGGGTATTAGTAGCGTTGAGAAGTCCAAGTACTATGAAGGTGATGTTGCTGTTATTGGTTCTGGACCAGCTGGATTAACAGTAGCTGGTGACTTAGCGAAGCGAGGTTTTTGTGTTACAGTGTATGAATCTCAGCTAGAGCCAGGTGGAATTTTAACATACGGTATTCCCAAATTCCGTCTAGACCGAGAGGTAGTAAGAAGAGAGATAAAGAAAATCGAAAACCTTGGAGTAGTATTCAAAACAGGAGTTGTTGTTGGCGAAGATATTACAATCGATGAAATGCTAAATCGAGAACGATTTGACGCTGTTTTTATAGGTACGGGTACAGCATTGCCGAAGAATTTGAATATTCCTGGTAAGGAGCTAACGGGCATAATGCAAGCGATGTATCTGTTGCGCATGGTTACTTTATTTAATCACGGAGATATTGATCGCAAAGAAATCCCGATTGATGAAGGTGATGAGGTAGTAGTTATTGGAGCTGGGAATGTCGCCTTTGATGCAGCGCGTACTGCACTAAGACTTGGTGCGAAGCAGGTTACGATTGTATATCGGAGAACAAGGGAGACGATGCCTGCGCTGCAGTCGGAATATGAGCATGCCATGGCCGAGGGCGTGCAGTTCAAATGGCTGTCTAGCCCTGTAGCATTCGAAGGAGATGAAAATGTACGCAGTCTGCAGTACGAAGTGCAGCAGGTTGATGAAGAAGGGAACATAACGGGGACAGGGGAGTTACAAACACTTGCTGCAGATAAGGTTGTTATCGCAATTGGACAGCGTCCAGCAGCTAAGGTTATTAGCACGGCTACGGACATTGAAGTTAATCCAGAAGGATATGTTATAACGAAAGAGCGCCCTTACGGTATGACTACTAAGAAAGGCGTATTTGCAGGAGGGGACGTTGTGCATCAACCTGCTACTGTAGTACTAGCTATGAAGGAAGCGCAGCTGGTAGCACAAGGGATTGCAAAATATGTAGAAGCTAAAAGATTATTAGAGGAGTTAGAATCAAATGACTGA